The following proteins are encoded in a genomic region of Chloroflexota bacterium:
- a CDS encoding SAM-dependent DNA methyltransferase: protein MADTLRGSMDASEYKHVVLGLIFLKYISDAFEEAHARLEYLVESEYADPEDPEEYRAFGIFWVPQEARWAVLQANARQPTIGRLVDDAMAAIERDNPVLRDVLPKEYGRQSLDQTRLGQVIDLISDIRIGDAEARAQDVLGRVYEYFLGQFALAEGRRGGEFYTPRGVVRLLVEMLQPYSGRVYDPCCGSSGMFVQSMEFIRSHSSGNGNGGRIKADISIYGQESNHTTWRLAKMNLAIRGIHGQIEHGDTFHNDRHADLKADFILANPPFNVSDWGGDRLRDDLRWQYGAPPPGNANFAWVQHMVHHLSPRGTAGFVLANGSMSSAQSNEGEIRKNLLEADLIDCMVALPGQLFRSTQIPVCLWFMARNRRNGKFRDRRRETLFIDARDMGSLVGRTHRELSEEEIGRIAGTYHAWREEREDYEDIPGFCKSATLEEIRSHDFVLTPGRYVGAKAQEDDGEPFEEKMAKLAAEWREQQVEAKKLDVTIAENLERLGFFADAEE, encoded by the coding sequence ATGGCTGACACGTTGCGGGGCAGTATGGACGCCTCAGAGTACAAGCATGTCGTACTGGGGCTGATATTCCTCAAGTACATCTCCGACGCATTCGAGGAAGCGCATGCGCGCCTTGAATATCTTGTGGAGAGCGAATACGCAGACCCGGAAGATCCTGAGGAGTATCGCGCCTTCGGTATATTCTGGGTGCCGCAGGAAGCGCGCTGGGCGGTACTTCAAGCCAACGCCCGTCAGCCCACGATAGGGCGACTCGTGGATGATGCGATGGCGGCGATAGAGCGCGACAACCCGGTGCTCAGAGATGTCCTGCCGAAGGAATACGGGAGGCAGTCGCTCGACCAGACTCGACTGGGACAGGTCATCGACCTCATCAGTGATATAAGAATTGGTGACGCCGAAGCACGCGCACAGGATGTTCTGGGCCGGGTCTATGAGTATTTCCTGGGACAGTTCGCGCTGGCGGAGGGCCGTAGAGGCGGTGAGTTTTACACACCGCGCGGCGTGGTGAGGCTGCTGGTCGAGATGCTACAACCCTATAGCGGGCGCGTCTATGACCCCTGCTGCGGCTCGTCCGGCATGTTTGTGCAGTCTATGGAGTTTATTCGCTCCCACAGCAGCGGAAATGGTAACGGCGGCAGAATAAAAGCCGACATCTCCATCTACGGGCAGGAGTCGAACCACACCACTTGGCGGCTTGCCAAGATGAACCTCGCCATTCGCGGCATACACGGGCAGATCGAGCACGGCGACACGTTCCACAATGACCGCCACGCGGACCTGAAGGCCGACTTCATACTCGCTAATCCGCCATTCAACGTCTCCGACTGGGGCGGCGACAGATTGCGGGATGATCTGCGCTGGCAGTACGGAGCGCCACCTCCCGGCAACGCCAACTTCGCCTGGGTGCAGCACATGGTGCATCACTTGTCGCCACGCGGCACAGCGGGCTTCGTCCTCGCCAATGGCTCTATGTCGTCAGCTCAGTCCAACGAAGGCGAGATACGCAAGAACCTACTGGAAGCCGACCTGATTGACTGCATGGTGGCGCTGCCGGGGCAGCTATTCAGGTCAACGCAGATACCCGTATGCCTCTGGTTCATGGCGCGCAACCGGCGCAACGGCAAGTTCCGGGACCGCCGCCGCGAGACGCTCTTCATCGACGCCCGCGACATGGGGAGTCTCGTTGGCCGCACTCACCGGGAGTTGTCAGAGGAAGAGATAGGCCGAATCGCCGGCACATACCACGCCTGGCGCGAAGAGAGGGAAGATTACGAGGACATACCCGGATTCTGTAAGAGTGCCACGCTAGAAGAGATACGCTCGCATGACTTCGTGCTGACGCCGGGCCGCTATGTGGGCGCGAAGGCGCAGGAGGACGACGGCGAGCCGTTTGAGGAAAAGATGGCGAAACTTGCCGCCGAGTGGCGAGAGCAGCAGGTGGAGGCAAAGAAGCTGGACGTGACGATTGCTGAGAACCTT